A window of Flavobacterium flavigenum contains these coding sequences:
- a CDS encoding LURP-one-related/scramblase family protein, whose translation MNPILNQNLFLVKEHIGMFKASNNYDIYDPANNQIIMHCRENSLGIFTKILRFTDYKRMTPFNVEITTAAGEKLISVKRGIAFFRSTVEIFDEKDRLVGTFKQKFFSIGGKFEILDKNEKPVATLQGKWTGWDFKFSHENKQLAQVSKKWAGLGKEFFTSADNYVLQIEETVAADSPLRQLILAAVMCIDMVLKE comes from the coding sequence ATGAACCCAATCTTAAATCAAAATTTATTTCTTGTAAAAGAACATATCGGAATGTTCAAAGCCTCAAACAATTATGACATTTATGATCCTGCGAATAATCAGATCATCATGCATTGCAGAGAAAATAGTTTAGGCATTTTTACTAAAATATTACGTTTCACGGATTACAAAAGAATGACACCTTTTAATGTTGAAATTACGACCGCTGCTGGTGAAAAATTGATTTCAGTAAAACGTGGTATTGCATTTTTTCGTTCTACTGTTGAAATATTTGATGAGAAAGACAGATTAGTTGGAACTTTTAAACAAAAATTCTTTTCTATTGGAGGGAAATTCGAAATATTAGACAAAAATGAAAAACCTGTCGCAACCCTTCAGGGAAAATGGACAGGCTGGGATTTTAAATTCTCACACGAAAACAAACAACTGGCTCAGGTAAGTAAAAAATGGGCAGGATTAGGCAAAGAGTTTTTTACCAGTGCCGATAATTATGTATTGCAAATTGAAGAAACAGTAGCTGCTGATTCGCCACTTAGACAATTAATTCTGGCAGCTGTAATGTGTATTGACATGGTTTTGAAAGAATAA
- a CDS encoding SIMPL domain-containing protein: protein MKKLLTLFILVSINSFSQTKTSIDKHFIEVSGKADTLVIPNKICINVLLMEKDFKGKKSVEEIENEMIQKLESIGINTEKNVSLNYMSSNFKNYILKQTDIFKSKSYSVLVTDANITAKVFISLEEIGISNVRIEKVENTNEEKIKLLINGKAILNAKQTAESFSKPLNQKVGNAIQISNFENMPNQFTGQLNEVVVRGYSSKIYGNRSLNYESNIEFEKIKISSSVQAKFLLE, encoded by the coding sequence ATGAAAAAGCTTTTAACACTTTTTATACTTGTTTCAATCAATTCATTTTCTCAAACTAAAACTTCAATAGACAAACATTTTATTGAAGTTTCTGGCAAAGCAGACACATTAGTTATTCCAAATAAAATATGTATAAATGTGCTTTTAATGGAAAAAGATTTTAAAGGCAAAAAATCTGTCGAAGAAATAGAAAACGAAATGATTCAGAAATTGGAATCAATTGGCATTAATACAGAAAAAAATGTTAGTCTTAATTATATGTCCAGTAATTTTAAGAATTACATTCTGAAACAAACTGATATTTTCAAATCAAAATCATATTCTGTTTTAGTTACTGATGCTAATATAACTGCAAAGGTTTTTATAAGCCTGGAAGAAATCGGGATTTCAAACGTTCGAATTGAAAAGGTAGAAAATACAAACGAAGAGAAGATTAAGCTCCTAATAAACGGGAAGGCGATATTAAATGCAAAACAGACTGCTGAAAGTTTTTCTAAACCTTTAAATCAAAAAGTTGGAAATGCCATTCAAATAAGTAACTTTGAAAATATGCCAAATCAATTTACCGGACAATTAAATGAAGTCGTAGTAAGAGGATACTCTTCAAAAATATATGGGAATAGGAGCCTAAATTATGAGAGTAATATTGAATTTGAAAAAATAAAGATTTCAAGTTCAGTTCAGGCTAAATTTTTATTAGAATAA
- a CDS encoding ABC transporter permease → MSIISLIIKREFIAKVRNKSFVVMTFLSPVLFVAIAGFIGYLSSMKAETKRIAIHDETGLFAADFLKENKKGAEFRYLNLSEIDVKALKDSITKENFSGLIVIPKTKNNKDLETKIEFISNNSPSISFIESTQDIIGNKITKLNLEEAKLDTLAIQKAQSNVNIHLIKASGEESLKGLNEIKIGIGGAFGYLIMMFIIIYGNMVMRSVIEEKTNRIIEIIISSVKPFQLMIGKIVGTSLAGILQFVIWAIIGLGLMFAASAFFGVNVGPTARVSPELMQAAQHELSGSAQMYIAELWNLPIASILTGFIVYFIGGYFLYSSFYAAIGAAVDNQTDSQQFLLPIIMPLILSVYIGFFTVVNDPHGSVAVIFSMIPLTSPIVMLMRLPFGVPWWQIVISVSLLFATFFLVVWFAAKIYRIGILMYGKKPTWKELYKWLKY, encoded by the coding sequence ATGAGTATAATTTCATTAATTATAAAAAGAGAATTTATTGCCAAAGTCCGTAATAAGTCTTTTGTTGTTATGACTTTTTTGAGTCCGGTGTTATTTGTAGCAATTGCCGGATTTATTGGTTATCTGAGTTCTATGAAAGCTGAAACCAAAAGAATTGCGATTCATGATGAAACCGGACTTTTTGCTGCTGATTTTTTAAAAGAAAATAAAAAAGGAGCAGAATTCAGATACCTCAATTTATCTGAAATTGATGTAAAAGCTTTAAAAGACAGTATTACAAAAGAAAATTTCAGTGGATTAATTGTTATTCCTAAAACAAAAAACAACAAAGATTTAGAAACTAAAATTGAGTTCATTTCGAATAATAGTCCGAGTATTTCTTTTATTGAAAGTACCCAGGATATCATCGGAAATAAAATCACGAAATTAAATCTTGAAGAAGCAAAACTGGATACTTTGGCCATTCAGAAAGCGCAGTCAAATGTCAATATTCATTTGATTAAAGCTTCCGGAGAAGAAAGTTTGAAAGGTCTGAATGAAATTAAAATCGGAATTGGAGGTGCATTCGGTTATCTGATTATGATGTTTATTATCATTTATGGTAATATGGTAATGCGAAGCGTAATTGAAGAAAAGACAAATCGAATTATAGAAATTATCATTTCTTCTGTAAAACCATTTCAATTAATGATCGGTAAAATTGTAGGAACTTCACTGGCTGGAATTTTACAATTTGTAATTTGGGCTATTATTGGTTTAGGATTGATGTTTGCTGCATCGGCATTTTTTGGAGTCAATGTTGGACCAACGGCAAGAGTTTCTCCTGAATTAATGCAAGCAGCACAACATGAACTTTCAGGTTCTGCACAAATGTATATCGCTGAATTATGGAATTTACCTATTGCCAGCATTTTAACCGGCTTTATAGTTTATTTTATCGGAGGTTATTTTCTATACAGTTCATTTTACGCAGCTATTGGTGCAGCCGTTGATAATCAGACGGATTCGCAGCAATTTTTGTTGCCCATCATAATGCCATTAATCCTAAGTGTTTATATTGGGTTTTTTACAGTTGTAAATGACCCCCACGGAAGTGTTGCGGTAATTTTTTCAATGATCCCGCTTACATCGCCAATTGTAATGTTAATGAGGCTCCCTTTTGGAGTGCCCTGGTGGCAAATCGTAATTTCGGTATCATTATTGTTTGCTACATTTTTCCTTGTGGTCTGGTTCGCTGCCAAAATTTACCGCATAGGTATTTTAATGTACGGCAAAAAACCAACATGGAAAGAATTGTATAAATGGCTTAAGTATTAA
- a CDS encoding alpha/beta hydrolase — MIVLLAFFVVIYLIIVSYVYFNQTGMIFQNAVLSKEYQFEYQSEFEELNIKSFDGVNLNGLLFKAEHSKGLVFYLHGNAGTLETWGSISKIYTSLGYDIFILDYRSFGKSEGKIENEDQLNKDIAAVYKVMKQRYSEEKIIITGYSIGSGLATILASENKPKVLILQSPYFSFTELSSSRVPFFPDFMKKFHLETFRYLPKVKAPVYIFHGTDDQLIPFDNSVRLKNLLKSKANFYPLKNQGHVGVNENDGFQNQLKIILQ; from the coding sequence ATGATTGTACTTTTAGCGTTCTTCGTTGTAATTTATTTGATTATTGTTTCTTATGTGTATTTCAATCAGACAGGAATGATTTTTCAAAATGCTGTTCTTTCTAAAGAATATCAATTTGAATATCAGAGTGAATTTGAAGAGTTAAATATTAAGTCATTTGATGGTGTAAATCTTAATGGACTTTTATTTAAAGCAGAACATTCCAAAGGTTTGGTTTTTTATCTTCACGGAAACGCCGGGACACTTGAAACCTGGGGCAGTATTTCTAAAATTTATACTTCATTAGGATATGATATTTTTATTTTGGATTATCGAAGTTTTGGGAAGAGCGAAGGCAAAATAGAAAATGAAGATCAATTAAATAAGGATATCGCAGCGGTTTATAAAGTAATGAAGCAAAGATATTCAGAAGAAAAAATTATCATTACAGGTTATTCTATTGGTTCAGGTCTGGCTACAATTTTGGCTTCAGAAAACAAACCAAAAGTCTTAATTCTGCAATCTCCTTATTTTAGTTTTACAGAATTATCAAGCAGCAGAGTTCCGTTTTTTCCTGACTTTATGAAAAAATTTCATTTAGAAACTTTTAGATATTTGCCAAAAGTAAAAGCGCCTGTTTATATTTTTCACGGAACTGACGATCAATTAATTCCTTTTGATAATTCTGTCCGGCTAAAGAACCTTTTAAAATCGAAAGCCAATTTTTATCCTTTGAAAAATCAGGGCCATGTGGGTGTAAATGAGAATGATGGTTTTCAAAATCAGCTAAAAATAATTTTACAATAA
- the mtaB gene encoding tRNA (N(6)-L-threonylcarbamoyladenosine(37)-C(2))-methylthiotransferase MtaB → MENRKKVAFYTLGCKLNFSETSTIARNFNDEGFDRVDFEEVADIYVINTCSVTENADKQFKQVVKKAMKLNDKAFVAAVGCYAQLKPEELAAVDGVDLVLGATEKFKITDYIHDLSKNDMGEVHSCEIAEADFYVGSYSIGDRTRAFLKVQDGCDYKCTYCTIPLARGISRSDALENVLQNAKEISAQDIKEIVLTGVNIGDYGKGEFGNKKHEHTFLDLVQALDKVEGIERLRISSIEPNLLKNETIEFVSKSRTFVPHFHIPLQSGSNDILKLMKRRYLREVYTDRVNKIREVMPDACIGVDVIVGFPGETDEHFLETYHFLNEMDISYLHVFTYSERDNTEAADMQGVVPANVRAKRSKMLRGLSVKKRRAFYESQLGSKRTVLFESENKEGYIHGFTENYVKVKTPWNPELVNTLQEISLTKIDEDGSVRLEFLNKLAEA, encoded by the coding sequence ATGGAAAATAGAAAAAAAGTTGCTTTTTATACGCTTGGGTGCAAACTGAATTTTTCAGAGACATCTACAATTGCCAGAAATTTTAATGATGAAGGTTTTGACAGGGTAGATTTTGAAGAAGTTGCGGACATATATGTTATTAATACGTGCTCTGTAACAGAAAATGCTGACAAACAATTTAAGCAGGTCGTAAAAAAAGCAATGAAACTTAATGATAAAGCTTTTGTTGCCGCTGTAGGTTGCTATGCGCAATTGAAACCTGAAGAATTAGCAGCTGTAGATGGTGTTGATTTGGTTTTGGGGGCTACTGAAAAATTTAAAATTACCGATTACATTCACGATTTAAGTAAAAACGACATGGGTGAGGTTCATTCATGCGAGATTGCTGAAGCCGATTTTTACGTTGGAAGTTATTCTATTGGCGATCGTACCCGTGCTTTTTTGAAAGTTCAGGATGGCTGTGACTATAAATGTACTTATTGTACGATTCCATTAGCACGCGGAATTTCAAGAAGTGACGCTTTAGAAAATGTATTACAGAATGCAAAAGAAATTTCTGCTCAGGATATTAAAGAAATCGTCCTGACAGGAGTGAATATTGGTGATTACGGAAAAGGGGAATTTGGAAATAAAAAACACGAACATACTTTCTTAGATTTAGTACAGGCTTTGGATAAAGTGGAAGGAATCGAGCGTTTGCGAATTTCATCAATCGAGCCTAATTTACTAAAAAACGAAACAATTGAGTTCGTATCTAAAAGCCGTACTTTCGTACCTCACTTTCATATTCCGCTGCAATCCGGAAGCAATGATATTTTGAAATTAATGAAACGCCGTTATCTGCGTGAAGTGTATACAGACCGTGTAAACAAAATCCGTGAAGTAATGCCAGATGCATGTATTGGGGTTGATGTAATTGTTGGCTTTCCGGGAGAAACAGACGAACATTTCTTAGAAACATATCATTTTCTTAATGAAATGGATATATCCTATTTACACGTATTTACTTATTCTGAAAGAGATAATACTGAAGCAGCTGATATGCAGGGTGTTGTTCCTGCTAACGTAAGGGCAAAGCGAAGTAAAATGTTACGCGGATTGTCGGTTAAAAAACGTCGTGCTTTTTACGAAAGTCAGTTAGGATCTAAAAGAACGGTTTTATTCGAAAGCGAGAACAAAGAAGGTTATATCCATGGCTTTACTGAAAATTATGTAAAAGTAAAAACACCATGGAATCCGGAATTGGTCAATACTTTGCAAGAAATCAGCCTGACTAAAATTGATGAAGATGGAAGTGTTCGTCTGGAGTTTTTAAACAAGCTGGCAGAAGCATAA
- a CDS encoding DEAD/DEAH box helicase — protein MKLKKINEKLQDALIENGLTEANILQMETFSTIKSGADCMIISPAGTGKSTTIVLNVIQQLAGKNEESPRALIVVEDKEKVLAMEALFEKYGKYTNLEVYGVHDKGDMDYDKNYISTGIDVLIGTPTKLNDMFSTAGYNVNRLKMFILDDADPILKLRHEPKIMRISNSIAKTQRLIFAETLTERIEILADKMLLEPYFFDMDEEGEEELDEEEDQIEEE, from the coding sequence ATGAAACTAAAAAAAATAAACGAGAAATTACAAGATGCCTTAATTGAGAATGGTTTAACAGAAGCAAACATATTGCAAATGGAAACTTTTTCGACAATTAAAAGCGGTGCTGACTGTATGATAATTTCTCCAGCGGGAACTGGTAAATCGACAACCATTGTGTTGAATGTAATTCAGCAGTTAGCAGGTAAAAATGAAGAGTCTCCCCGGGCTTTAATTGTTGTTGAAGACAAAGAAAAAGTTCTGGCAATGGAAGCACTTTTTGAGAAATATGGTAAATATACCAACCTTGAAGTGTATGGAGTTCATGACAAAGGCGATATGGATTATGATAAAAACTATATTTCGACCGGAATTGATGTTTTAATAGGGACCCCAACGAAGCTGAATGATATGTTTAGTACCGCCGGTTACAATGTTAATCGTCTTAAAATGTTTATTCTCGATGATGCTGATCCGATTTTGAAACTGCGTCATGAGCCAAAAATAATGCGGATTTCGAACAGTATCGCTAAAACACAGCGTCTTATTTTTGCAGAAACCCTGACGGAACGCATTGAAATTTTAGCTGATAAAATGCTATTGGAACCTTATTTTTTTGATATGGATGAAGAGGGTGAAGAAGAGTTGGACGAAGAAGAGGATCAAATAGAAGAGGAGTAG
- a CDS encoding sigma-54-dependent transcriptional regulator — protein sequence MSRILIIEDEAAIRRVLVKILSEENDSYQVDEAEDGVAGLEKIKNNDYDLVLCDIKMPKMDGVEVLEEVKKVKPEIPMVMISGHGDMETAIQTMRLGAFDYISKPPDLNRLLNTVRNALDKKQLVVENKILKKKVSKNYEMIGESESINHIKVMIDKVAPTEARVLITGPNGTGKELVAHQLHEKSERSAFPLIEVNCAAIPSELIESELFGHVKGAFTSAVKDRAGKFEAADKGTIFLDEIGDMSLSAQAKVLRALQESMITRVGADKDIKVDVRVVAATNKDLKTEIAEGRFREDLYHRLAVILIKVPPLNERRDDIPALISHFAEKIASEQGNAVKVFSAQAIKLLQEYDWTGNIRELRNVVERLIILGGSEISETDVKMFASK from the coding sequence ATGAGTAGGATACTAATTATTGAAGACGAAGCAGCAATCAGAAGAGTTCTGGTAAAAATTTTATCAGAAGAAAATGATTCGTATCAGGTGGATGAAGCTGAAGATGGTGTTGCCGGACTTGAAAAAATAAAAAACAACGACTACGATTTGGTTTTGTGTGATATCAAAATGCCAAAAATGGATGGTGTTGAGGTTTTGGAAGAAGTAAAAAAAGTAAAACCAGAAATTCCGATGGTTATGATTTCTGGTCACGGCGACATGGAAACGGCAATTCAAACGATGCGTTTAGGAGCTTTTGATTATATTTCGAAACCGCCGGATTTGAACCGCTTACTTAACACCGTTCGTAATGCTCTGGATAAAAAACAATTAGTAGTTGAAAATAAAATCCTAAAGAAAAAAGTCAGCAAAAACTACGAAATGATTGGTGAGAGTGAATCAATCAATCATATCAAAGTGATGATTGATAAAGTCGCTCCAACAGAAGCAAGAGTTTTAATTACCGGACCAAACGGAACAGGTAAGGAATTAGTAGCGCATCAATTACACGAAAAAAGCGAACGTTCTGCTTTTCCTTTAATTGAAGTAAACTGTGCCGCTATTCCGAGTGAATTGATTGAAAGCGAATTGTTTGGACACGTAAAAGGAGCCTTTACATCGGCAGTTAAAGATCGTGCCGGAAAGTTTGAAGCGGCTGATAAAGGAACCATTTTTCTGGATGAAATTGGAGATATGAGTCTTTCCGCACAGGCCAAAGTTTTGCGTGCATTACAAGAAAGTATGATTACAAGGGTCGGTGCTGATAAAGACATCAAAGTTGATGTTCGTGTCGTTGCCGCAACCAATAAAGATTTGAAAACAGAAATTGCAGAAGGCCGTTTCCGTGAAGATTTATACCACCGTCTGGCAGTAATTTTAATTAAAGTTCCGCCTTTGAATGAAAGACGTGATGATATTCCGGCTTTGATTTCGCATTTTGCAGAAAAAATTGCTTCGGAACAAGGAAATGCTGTGAAAGTATTTTCGGCGCAAGCCATAAAATTATTACAGGAATACGACTGGACAGGTAATATTCGTGAACTTCGAAATGTGGTTGAAAGACTAATTATTCTGGGAGGAAGCGAAATTTCTGAAACTGACGTGAAAATGTTTGCGAGCAAATAG
- a CDS encoding putative signal transducing protein: MGLMKAFSGSEVLALALQERLEAAGVETVKKDNIQSARLAGFGQTDLAVEIFIQETDFAKANPVIEEFRMSI, encoded by the coding sequence ATGGGATTAATGAAAGCATTTTCAGGAAGCGAAGTATTAGCACTTGCTTTGCAGGAAAGATTAGAAGCAGCCGGTGTAGAGACTGTAAAAAAAGATAATATTCAATCAGCAAGATTAGCTGGTTTTGGGCAAACCGATTTAGCAGTTGAAATTTTTATTCAGGAAACCGATTTTGCAAAGGCAAATCCTGTTATTGAGGAATTTAGAATGAGTATTTAA
- a CDS encoding Cof-type HAD-IIB family hydrolase — MQYKMLVLDMDDTLLTDDHKISELNKKVLLEAQAKGVYVVLASGRPTSAMTTFAKELELDLNDSYIISFNGAIISTVKDDLILFEQCLTPEQIHDLYDYSVKMKTHIITYLDGEIISETDSEYIQIEKEITGLPHNKVSDFKAAVTKPAVKCILLEHPSYLKEVEKDLKVAMPHLSVAMSKPFFLEAAQFGIDKAASIKILAEKLNIHQSEIIAVGNAGNDLTMIEYAGLGVWVDNVTPELRDRANVIVASNNDDGVAEVVQRYILV, encoded by the coding sequence ATGCAATATAAAATGTTAGTGCTCGACATGGATGATACCTTGTTGACAGATGACCATAAAATTTCTGAATTAAATAAAAAAGTGCTTCTGGAAGCACAGGCAAAAGGTGTTTATGTGGTTTTGGCTTCTGGCCGTCCAACATCTGCTATGACGACTTTTGCTAAAGAATTAGAACTAGATTTAAACGACTCATATATTATTTCTTTTAACGGAGCTATAATCAGTACTGTAAAGGACGATCTCATCTTATTTGAACAATGTCTGACGCCGGAACAAATTCATGATTTATACGATTACAGTGTAAAAATGAAAACGCATATTATCACGTATCTGGATGGTGAAATTATAAGTGAAACGGATTCTGAATATATCCAAATAGAAAAAGAAATTACCGGATTGCCGCATAATAAAGTTTCTGATTTTAAAGCAGCTGTTACAAAACCTGCAGTAAAATGCATCTTGTTGGAACATCCTTCTTATTTAAAAGAAGTGGAGAAAGACTTAAAAGTAGCAATGCCACATTTGAGTGTTGCTATGTCAAAACCTTTTTTCCTTGAAGCAGCCCAATTCGGAATTGATAAAGCAGCAAGTATAAAAATATTGGCAGAGAAATTGAATATTCATCAAAGCGAAATTATTGCTGTTGGAAATGCAGGAAATGATCTCACCATGATAGAATATGCTGGTTTGGGCGTTTGGGTCGATAATGTAACACCTGAATTGCGGGACAGGGCAAATGTAATTGTAGCGTCAAATAATGATGATGGTGTTGCTGAGGTTGTACAGCGCTATATATTGGTATAA
- a CDS encoding ABC transporter ATP-binding protein: MSNLLEVHKVVKRYGDYVALNEVSLNVPKGSIYGLLGPNGAGKTSLIRIINQITLPDSGEVILDGEKLQPKHVQTIGYLPEERGLYSSMKVGEQCLYLAQMKGLSKTEAKQQLDFWFDRLGIQGWWNKKIQELSKGMAQKIQFVVCVLHKPKLLIFDEPFSGFDPVNANVIKDEILALKEQGSTIIFSTHRMESVEELCDHIALIHKSNKLIEGKVSDVKREFRTNSFEVGILTNNVEGLMYDITQKFTVSPANFKSLNDDLKLNIQIGNAAPNELLNVLTQRGQVTHFVEKIPAINDIFIQTVTENKN; encoded by the coding sequence ATGAGCAACTTACTAGAAGTCCATAAAGTAGTAAAACGATATGGTGACTATGTCGCACTTAACGAAGTTTCATTAAATGTCCCAAAAGGCAGTATTTACGGATTGTTAGGTCCAAATGGTGCAGGAAAAACGTCCCTCATCCGAATTATCAATCAAATTACCCTGCCAGATAGCGGTGAAGTTATTCTGGATGGAGAAAAACTGCAGCCAAAACATGTACAGACAATAGGGTATCTTCCGGAAGAGAGAGGTTTATACAGTTCGATGAAAGTAGGCGAACAATGTTTGTATCTCGCACAAATGAAAGGGCTTTCTAAAACTGAAGCGAAACAACAGCTTGATTTTTGGTTTGACCGTTTGGGGATTCAGGGTTGGTGGAACAAGAAAATTCAGGAGCTTTCTAAAGGAATGGCACAAAAAATTCAGTTTGTGGTTTGTGTTTTGCATAAACCAAAATTGTTGATTTTCGATGAGCCTTTTTCGGGTTTTGATCCGGTAAACGCCAACGTTATTAAAGACGAGATTCTGGCATTGAAAGAACAGGGTTCTACCATTATTTTTTCGACACACCGAATGGAAAGTGTTGAGGAGCTTTGCGATCATATTGCCTTAATTCATAAATCGAATAAATTAATTGAGGGAAAGGTTAGCGATGTAAAACGTGAATTTCGAACGAATAGTTTTGAAGTTGGAATACTGACCAATAATGTGGAAGGTTTGATGTATGATATTACTCAGAAGTTTACCGTTTCACCGGCTAATTTTAAATCTTTAAATGACGATTTAAAATTAAATATTCAGATTGGAAATGCAGCGCCGAACGAATTGTTGAATGTATTGACACAACGAGGACAGGTAACACATTTCGTTGAGAAAATCCCGGCTATAAACGATATTTTTATTCAAACTGTAACTGAAAATAAAAATTAA
- a CDS encoding TonB-dependent receptor plug domain-containing protein, protein MKNVKLISLALSMLISFVLKAQGKTVTRKHENNFAKTKIVPKTFIKSKDTISDIKVSSNCVKPTVSPNQIRICVPSRSLLKEPLYILDGEIINSSQFSKINPSDIEEIKVLKGNDATLIYGNHGINGVIVIISKEK, encoded by the coding sequence ATGAAAAACGTAAAACTTATTTCATTAGCCCTATCTATGCTTATATCTTTTGTATTAAAAGCGCAGGGAAAAACTGTTACCAGGAAACATGAAAATAATTTTGCAAAAACGAAAATTGTACCAAAAACTTTCATTAAATCTAAAGACACTATTTCTGACATAAAAGTTTCTTCAAATTGTGTTAAGCCAACAGTTTCGCCTAATCAAATTAGAATCTGCGTTCCTTCCCGATCTCTTTTGAAAGAGCCTTTGTATATTTTAGATGGAGAAATCATAAACTCCAGCCAATTTTCTAAAATAAACCCAAGTGATATTGAAGAGATAAAAGTTCTAAAAGGTAATGATGCGACTTTAATTTATGGAAATCATGGAATCAACGGGGTTATTGTCATTATTAGCAAAGAGAAGTAA
- a CDS encoding 3-ketoacyl-ACP reductase — translation MTNLKNKNALITGAGKGIGKAIAIALAKEGVNVILISRTQLDVEQLAVKIENFGVKSLALTADVADINSVNTAVEKALAEFKTIDILINNAGIASFGKFMELEPAEWEKIIQVNLMGTYYTTRAVLPNMIERQTGDIINISSTAGLNGNALTSAYSASKFAVLGLTDSLMQELRKYNIRVTALTPSTVATDMAKDLNLTDGNPEKVMQSEDIAELIIAQLKLNRRVFIKNSSIWSTNP, via the coding sequence ATGACAAACTTAAAGAATAAAAATGCCCTGATTACAGGAGCTGGTAAAGGAATTGGAAAAGCGATTGCAATTGCCCTTGCAAAAGAAGGCGTAAACGTAATCCTGATTTCCAGAACCCAATTAGATGTTGAACAATTAGCAGTAAAAATTGAGAATTTTGGAGTTAAGTCATTAGCACTAACAGCAGATGTTGCAGACATAAACTCTGTCAACACAGCAGTAGAAAAAGCCCTGGCTGAATTTAAAACCATTGATATTTTAATCAACAATGCGGGTATCGCTTCTTTTGGAAAATTTATGGAATTAGAACCAGCCGAATGGGAAAAAATTATTCAGGTGAACCTAATGGGAACGTATTATACCACACGCGCTGTTTTACCTAATATGATTGAAAGACAAACAGGTGATATCATTAATATTTCATCAACAGCGGGATTAAACGGAAATGCACTGACAAGTGCTTACAGTGCATCAAAATTTGCCGTTCTTGGCTTAACCGATTCTTTGATGCAGGAACTCAGAAAATACAACATTCGTGTTACTGCTTTAACACCAAGTACGGTTGCAACTGATATGGCAAAAGATTTAAATCTTACTGATGGCAATCCTGAAAAAGTAATGCAGTCTGAGGATATTGCCGAATTAATAATCGCTCAACTGAAATTAAACCGTAGGGTGTTCATAAAAAACAGCAGTATCTGGTCTACTAATCCTTAA